A DNA window from Gemmatimonadota bacterium contains the following coding sequences:
- a CDS encoding FAD-dependent oxidoreductase encodes PNLSFLNGSGIHVDGGIVVDDRMQTNISGIYAAGDVAAGPDLLNGSPAVHAIQPTAVDHGRIAGANMAGQETHYPGSLLLNVLDVINLHCASFGQWRTDAKESITTVWNPTRPIYRKYVWDGDRMVGALFVGPIDDVTMLNDVGMVKGLIQTQQALGNWADYVKENPTDVRRAYVATGTAQKLVSHTLLGAPATARAYRVDGKTPPAWQKGSHGPLIGSRPDALDTLPRTPTPGIEKGE; translated from the coding sequence GCCCAACCTGAGCTTTCTCAACGGCTCCGGCATCCACGTTGACGGCGGTATTGTGGTTGACGACCGCATGCAGACCAATATTTCCGGCATCTATGCGGCCGGTGATGTTGCCGCCGGCCCGGACCTGCTGAATGGCTCGCCCGCGGTGCATGCGATTCAGCCAACGGCCGTGGACCACGGTCGGATTGCCGGCGCCAACATGGCCGGCCAGGAGACACACTATCCGGGCAGCCTGCTGCTCAACGTGTTGGATGTCATCAATCTGCACTGCGCCAGCTTTGGCCAGTGGCGGACAGATGCGAAGGAGTCGATCACCACCGTCTGGAACCCAACGCGCCCGATTTATCGTAAATACGTCTGGGACGGCGACCGCATGGTCGGGGCGCTGTTTGTCGGACCGATCGATGACGTCACCATGCTGAACGACGTTGGTATGGTCAAAGGACTCATTCAGACACAACAGGCCCTGGGAAACTGGGCAGACTACGTCAAAGAGAACCCAACCGACGTGCGCCGCGCCTATGTCGCTACCGGGACCGCGCAGAAACTGGTCAGTCATACCCTCTTGGGCGCACCCGCTACAGCGCGCGCCTACCGGGTAGACGGGAAGACACCCCCGGCCTGGCAAAAAGGCTCGCACGGCCCGCTTATCGGCTCTCGCCCGGACGCGCTGGATACGCTTCCACGGACACCGACACCAGGCATTGAAAAGGGTGAATAA
- a CDS encoding MoaD/ThiS family protein, translated as MQVSIKLFANLRKKLPKGSLGKATLDLADQATINDLIHQLDIPLDLAQMVLVNGEQTREFGQALADGDQVSIFPPVAGGSE; from the coding sequence ATGCAGGTCAGTATCAAGCTCTTTGCCAATCTTCGGAAAAAGCTACCCAAAGGCTCTCTGGGGAAAGCGACGCTTGATCTCGCAGATCAGGCAACGATCAACGATCTGATTCACCAACTCGACATTCCTCTCGACCTGGCCCAGATGGTCCTGGTCAACGGCGAGCAGACCCGGGAGTTCGGCCAGGCGCTTGCGGACGGAGACCAGGTCAGCATCTTCCCGCCGGTGGCCGGCGGGAGCGAATGA